In Flavobacteriaceae bacterium, the following proteins share a genomic window:
- a CDS encoding alpha/beta hydrolase, which translates to MKFKIQFLLFLFSITLFSQELNFTTQEVPINVYIDGTLLIPNAIEKPNLVIIIAGSGPTDRNGNQNFAKNNSLKKLAQGLSNSGIATFRYDKRVVKQIKKRNVDPNILFDDFVTDAISVLKYFKTENKYNKIYIAGHSQGSLIGMLSAKEGADGYISIAGAGNTIDMIILDQISSSAPVFTKDSKRIFSILKEGKTTDDYPPPLASIFNKDIQLFMANWMQYNPQEEIKKLNMPILIINGTKDLQVPIEEANLLKNANPDSEFLIIENMNHVLVPIKGNDNLENSKSYNEPLRALSPELIEGIIKFVK; encoded by the coding sequence ATGAAATTTAAAATACAGTTTTTACTATTTTTATTTAGTATAACATTATTTTCTCAAGAATTAAATTTTACTACTCAAGAAGTACCTATAAACGTATACATAGATGGTACATTATTAATTCCTAACGCTATAGAAAAACCAAATCTTGTTATTATTATTGCAGGCTCTGGACCTACAGATAGAAATGGAAATCAAAACTTTGCAAAAAATAATTCTTTAAAAAAACTGGCTCAAGGGCTATCAAATTCTGGCATTGCTACTTTTAGATATGATAAACGTGTGGTTAAACAAATTAAAAAAAGAAATGTCGATCCAAACATACTTTTTGATGATTTTGTAACCGATGCAATTTCAGTATTAAAATATTTTAAAACCGAAAATAAGTATAACAAAATTTATATAGCTGGACATAGTCAAGGTAGTTTAATTGGTATGTTATCTGCCAAAGAAGGTGCAGATGGCTATATCTCAATAGCTGGTGCTGGAAATACAATAGATATGATTATTTTAGATCAAATTAGCTCAAGTGCCCCAGTTTTCACAAAAGATAGCAAGCGTATATTCTCCATTTTAAAAGAAGGAAAAACTACTGATGATTATCCTCCTCCGTTAGCTTCTATATTTAATAAAGATATTCAATTATTTATGGCAAATTGGATGCAGTATAATCCGCAAGAAGAAATAAAAAAGTTAAATATGCCAATTTTAATAATTAATGGAACTAAAGATTTACAAGTCCCTATAGAGGAAGCAAATTTATTAAAAAATGCCAATCCTGATTCTGAGTTTTTAATTATTGAAAATATGAATCATGTTCTTGTACCCATAAAAGGTAATGATAATCTAGAAAATTCAAAATCTTATAATGAACCACTAAGAGCTCTTTCTCCAGAACTTATAGAAGGGATTATAAAATTCGTTAAATAA
- a CDS encoding alpha/beta hydrolase has protein sequence MKHNIFTLLFLTISFSFAQNTITSEDILITNDSIKLPGTLTYNEDLEKQSLIIFVPGSGNPNRNGNQPQLGVKGSYIKQLSSILNSKGFAFFRYDKRNVTQDNVKYLLKSYEFSDLVSDVSTIINNFKNDKRFNNITLIGHSQGSLVAMMAINNVIDKYISLAGLGESADKTIVRQITAQDSSFGKIAKAHIDELKLTGTIKEVNPALISLFAAQNHQFLSSYFKLDPQEEIKKLTLPILILNGTKDLQVKEKDAYNLHNANPKSKLVMIKDMNHVLKTITKEEDNLKSYTSPDFPLSEELITIIEAFIKQ, from the coding sequence ATGAAACACAATATTTTTACACTACTATTTCTGACAATTAGTTTTTCATTTGCACAAAATACCATTACGTCAGAAGATATTCTTATAACGAATGATAGTATTAAACTTCCAGGTACATTAACTTATAATGAAGACCTTGAAAAACAATCTTTAATTATTTTTGTTCCAGGGTCTGGAAATCCAAATAGAAATGGGAATCAACCCCAACTAGGAGTTAAAGGCAGTTATATAAAACAACTTTCTTCCATATTAAATAGTAAAGGTTTTGCATTTTTTAGATATGACAAAAGAAACGTTACACAAGACAATGTAAAATATCTTCTTAAATCTTATGAGTTTTCAGATTTAGTTAGCGATGTGAGTACAATCATCAATAACTTTAAAAATGACAAACGATTTAATAATATTACATTAATTGGCCATAGTCAAGGTTCTTTAGTTGCCATGATGGCTATAAATAATGTTATTGATAAGTATATTTCTTTAGCTGGGTTAGGAGAATCTGCAGACAAAACTATTGTGAGGCAAATTACGGCTCAAGATTCAAGTTTTGGAAAGATTGCTAAAGCTCATATAGACGAGTTAAAATTAACAGGAACTATAAAAGAGGTAAATCCAGCACTTATATCATTATTTGCAGCACAAAACCATCAATTTTTAAGTAGTTATTTTAAATTAGACCCTCAAGAGGAAATAAAAAAATTAACACTCCCTATTTTAATTTTAAATGGGACTAAAGATCTCCAGGTTAAAGAAAAAGATGCTTATAATTTACATAATGCAAATCCAAAATCTAAATTAGTAATGATAAAAGATATGAATCACGTATTAAAAACAATTACTAAAGAAGAAGATAATTTAAAATCTTATACATCTCCAGATTTTCCATTATCAGAAGAATTAATTACTATTATTGAGGCATTTATAAAACAATAA
- a CDS encoding DUF4369 domain-containing protein, producing MKRIFSLLLFTLLIYSCTKDTSNVTVKGSIDGLKKGTLYLQKIQDTLLVKLDSISINGNNSNFELHTNIEEPEVLYLVLDDNSKEQESISFFANKGITEINTSLKRFVNATIKGSTQQQKLEEFYNVITRYNNQNLELIKKRFEAERDGDTITLDSINIKSRSILKRKYLYAVNFAINNKNNQVAPYIALSEIYDANIKYLDTIYNVLPDSISGSKYGKALNKFIKERKEFETQNQ from the coding sequence ATGAAAAGGATTTTTAGTTTATTATTATTTACACTTCTTATATACTCTTGTACAAAGGATACTTCAAATGTAACTGTAAAAGGATCTATTGATGGTTTAAAAAAAGGAACTTTATATCTTCAAAAAATACAGGACACCTTATTAGTTAAATTAGATTCTATTTCTATTAACGGTAATAATTCAAATTTTGAATTACATACAAATATAGAAGAACCTGAAGTTTTATATTTAGTTTTAGATGACAATAGTAAAGAACAAGAAAGCATTTCTTTTTTTGCTAATAAAGGAATTACAGAAATAAACACTTCTCTTAAACGTTTTGTTAATGCCACTATTAAAGGTTCTACACAGCAACAGAAACTAGAAGAGTTTTATAATGTAATTACAAGATACAACAATCAAAATTTAGAGTTAATAAAAAAGCGTTTTGAAGCAGAGAGAGATGGCGACACTATTACTCTTGATTCTATAAATATAAAGTCCAGATCTATATTAAAACGAAAATATTTATATGCTGTAAATTTTGCTATAAACAATAAGAATAATCAAGTTGCCCCATACATTGCATTATCTGAAATTTATGATGCTAACATTAAATATTTAGACACTATTTATAATGTTTTACCTGATTCAATTTCTGGATCTAAATATGGCAAAGCATTAAACAAATTTATTAAAGAACGAAAAGAGTTTGAAACTCAAAATCAATAA
- a CDS encoding DUF1648 domain-containing protein: MNANRPKINVPFQSIDILIELLSITLLLLMWIYLILEYQSLPEIIASHFNANGKADGFSNKLTLWLLPIISTIIYIGLFILNKFPHIHNYMVNITEDNALNNYRFSTKVLRITNFLSASLFTYLVYSEIQFSKGKVESLGSWFLPIVIGVSIILPIILIIYQRKINKL, from the coding sequence ATGAATGCTAATAGACCTAAAATAAATGTTCCTTTTCAATCTATAGATATTCTAATAGAATTACTTTCTATTACACTACTTCTATTAATGTGGATTTATCTTATTTTAGAATATCAAAGTTTACCAGAGATTATCGCATCACATTTTAATGCTAATGGAAAAGCAGATGGTTTTTCAAATAAACTAACACTATGGTTATTACCTATAATTTCGACAATAATTTATATAGGTTTGTTTATTTTAAATAAATTTCCTCACATTCATAATTATATGGTAAATATTACTGAAGATAATGCTCTTAATAATTATAGGTTTAGCACAAAAGTTTTACGGATTACTAATTTTTTAAGTGCTTCATTATTTACTTATTTAGTGTATTCAGAAATTCAATTTTCAAAAGGAAAGGTAGAATCGTTAGGGTCTTGGTTCCTTCCTATTGTTATAGGAGTAAGTATTATACTTCCTATTATTCTAATAATATATCAACGTAAAATTAATAAGTTATGA
- a CDS encoding SPFH domain-containing protein: MKEEKIIIPANGYLMLFVFLVLFFGTIAAAIFTKNPEFVLFLPIPILIAPGFVMVQPNNSRVLLLFGKYVGTINKNGFYWVNPFYSKKKISLRASNFDSERLKVNDKLGNPIMISTILVWRVQDTYKAAFDVDNYENFVRVQTDAAVRKLASMYPYDNFADEGHAEDITLRSSVNEVSEALEKEIDERLSIAGIEVLEARIGYLAYAQEIANAMLKRQQATAIVAARHKIVEGAVSMVEMALEELGKKEIVDLDEERKAAMVSNLMVILCGDKDASPVLNTGTLNQ, translated from the coding sequence ATGAAAGAAGAGAAGATTATTATTCCAGCAAACGGTTACTTAATGCTATTTGTGTTCCTTGTATTATTTTTTGGAACTATTGCAGCTGCTATTTTCACAAAGAATCCTGAATTTGTTTTATTTCTGCCTATTCCAATTTTAATAGCTCCAGGTTTTGTAATGGTACAACCAAACAATTCTAGAGTTCTCTTGTTATTTGGAAAATATGTAGGCACTATTAATAAAAATGGGTTTTATTGGGTAAATCCATTCTATAGCAAAAAGAAGATTTCGTTAAGGGCAAGTAATTTTGATAGCGAACGCTTAAAAGTAAATGATAAACTTGGTAACCCTATAATGATTAGCACCATATTAGTTTGGCGAGTACAAGATACTTACAAAGCTGCTTTTGATGTAGATAACTACGAAAACTTTGTTCGTGTACAAACAGATGCAGCAGTACGAAAATTAGCAAGCATGTATCCTTACGATAATTTTGCTGATGAAGGTCATGCAGAAGATATTACGCTTCGCTCTAGTGTAAATGAGGTAAGTGAAGCATTAGAAAAAGAAATTGACGAACGCCTTTCTATAGCAGGTATTGAAGTTCTGGAAGCTCGTATAGGTTATTTAGCTTATGCTCAGGAAATCGCAAATGCTATGTTAAAACGTCAACAGGCTACTGCTATTGTTGCTGCACGACATAAAATTGTTGAAGGTGCAGTAAGTATGGTAGAAATGGCTTTAGAAGAGCTTGGTAAAAAAGAAATTGTTGATTTAGATGAAGAGCGTAAAGCAGCAATGGTAAGTAACCTTATGGTAATTCTTTGTGGGGATAAAGATGCTTCACCAGTTTTAAATACTGGTACTTTAAATCAATAA
- a CDS encoding mannose-6-phosphate isomerase, translated as MSELLYPIKFTPILKNKIWGGRKLNSLLNKVSDSPNVGESWEISDVKGDISIVSNGHLRGQSLKDLLGTYKENLIGKKNYKIFGERFPLLIKFIDAKENLSIQLHPDNKLAAERHNSFGKTEMWYVMQADTNSNLIVGFNQKITSETYLRHLKEKSLTKILNFDKVTSGDAYFIETGCVHAIGAGVLLAEIQQTSDVTYRIYDWDRVDDKGNSRELHNDLAIDAIDFSMKDNCRVQYSKTKNEFNKMVSCNYFTTNYLDLDSKIEKQNNQDSFLIYMCVAGEAKIHTSNGMETICEGETILLPAALKTFSLSGKNTKLLEVYV; from the coding sequence ATGTCAGAGCTACTTTACCCTATAAAATTTACACCTATTTTAAAGAATAAGATTTGGGGAGGTAGAAAGTTAAATAGTTTGCTAAATAAAGTTAGCGACTCCCCAAATGTTGGAGAAAGCTGGGAAATAAGCGATGTAAAAGGAGATATTTCAATAGTTAGTAATGGTCATTTAAGAGGACAATCTTTGAAAGATCTTTTAGGAACTTATAAAGAAAATTTAATAGGTAAAAAAAATTATAAAATATTTGGCGAAAGATTTCCACTTTTAATCAAATTTATAGACGCAAAAGAAAATTTATCTATACAATTACATCCTGATAATAAATTGGCAGCGGAACGTCATAATTCTTTCGGTAAAACTGAAATGTGGTATGTGATGCAGGCTGATACAAATTCAAATTTAATAGTAGGGTTTAATCAAAAAATAACTTCAGAAACATATTTAAGGCATTTAAAAGAAAAATCACTAACTAAGATTTTAAATTTTGATAAAGTTACTTCAGGAGATGCATATTTTATAGAAACAGGTTGTGTACATGCCATTGGGGCTGGAGTATTGTTAGCAGAAATTCAACAAACTAGCGATGTCACATATAGAATCTATGATTGGGATAGAGTGGATGATAAAGGAAATTCTAGAGAATTGCATAATGATTTAGCGATTGATGCTATTGATTTTAGCATGAAAGATAACTGTAGAGTACAATATTCAAAAACTAAAAATGAATTTAATAAAATGGTAAGCTGTAATTATTTTACAACTAATTACCTTGATTTAGATTCAAAAATTGAAAAACAAAACAATCAAGATTCGTTTTTAATTTATATGTGTGTTGCTGGAGAAGCTAAAATCCATACATCAAATGGTATGGAAACAATATGTGAAGGAGAAACAATATTATTACCAGCGGCACTTAAAACGTTTAGTTTAAGTGGAAAGAATACAAAACTTTTAGAAGTATATGTTTAA
- a CDS encoding Arc family DNA-binding protein: protein MAKKKAFALRINEEMLKAIEKWAADEFRSTNGQIEWMLMQYLKKENRAPKDSKKNPKI from the coding sequence ATGGCAAAAAAGAAAGCTTTCGCTTTGCGAATAAATGAAGAGATGCTCAAAGCCATCGAAAAATGGGCTGCAGATGAATTTCGTAGCACTAATGGTCAGATTGAGTGGATGCTAATGCAATACTTAAAAAAAGAGAATAGAGCTCCTAAAGATTCTAAAAAAAATCCTAAAATTTAG
- a CDS encoding hydrolase produces MAITNTSLKHFLSLIILFTVCFSFSQSKNKTVQVKYITQSITIDADLNEKVWSQTEPATNFWQYFPTDSLQAQQQVEIRMLFDDRYLYVGIKVNAAGKDYIIPSLRRDFRARGNDNINLLFDTFNDGTNAFFFGTNPYGVRREALISGGGGRGGGFNTAWDTKWIGDTKIYDGYYISELRIPLSAFKYKEGETKWRFNSYHFDTQSNEQNTWINIPQNQSIFSLAFMGDMIFERPLGKSKSPISLIPFVSGNVGKDFETDISSSDFKIGGDAKFTVGNSLNLDLTVNPDFSQVEVDQQVTNLTRFEVSLPERRQFFIENSDLFGDFGDNRDANPFFSRRIGIANDINGNNIENDIIAGARLSGKLTNNLRIGVLNVQTAEDRTNEIPTTNNAVIALQQKVFSRSNVSFIFINKQPTKDDSFIAEEDRFNRLIGLDYNLASADNTWVGKYFFHKSFSPNVSTNDFSSGISTEYNNRYYNIRLSGLYVGDNFRSELGFIRRRDILRIDPQIQRSFWPKSGKAQRHRLSVTPQFIWRPELDFQNSDYNIMTRWQTTYQNNSEIEFTLSNRFTFLFDDFDPTGTPGAIPLPGNEGYTYSNFEISYRSDRRQAFSYNISPSYGEFFNGTRFSVRADLTWRIQPYFSGSAQINFDEINLPDPFPNASIILIGPRLDFTFTKNLFWATFIQYSNQRDNFSVNTRLQWRFAPLSDLFIVYNDNYFTGDIFAPRFRSLNLKLTYWLNI; encoded by the coding sequence ATGGCAATAACCAACACGTCATTGAAACACTTTTTATCACTAATAATATTATTTACAGTTTGTTTTAGTTTTTCTCAATCAAAAAATAAAACAGTTCAAGTAAAATATATTACACAATCTATTACCATAGATGCAGATTTAAATGAAAAAGTCTGGTCTCAAACTGAGCCTGCTACAAATTTTTGGCAGTATTTTCCAACAGACTCTTTACAAGCACAACAACAAGTAGAGATCCGTATGCTTTTTGATGATCGTTACTTATATGTAGGAATAAAAGTGAATGCGGCTGGTAAAGATTATATTATTCCTTCTCTAAGGCGTGATTTTAGAGCTCGAGGCAATGATAATATTAATTTGCTTTTTGATACATTTAACGATGGTACTAATGCATTCTTTTTTGGCACCAATCCATATGGTGTTCGCCGAGAAGCTTTAATTTCTGGTGGGGGCGGAAGAGGTGGAGGATTTAATACCGCTTGGGATACTAAATGGATTGGTGACACTAAAATTTATGATGGGTATTACATCTCCGAATTGCGAATCCCGCTTTCTGCTTTTAAATATAAAGAAGGTGAAACCAAGTGGCGTTTTAACAGTTATCATTTCGACACTCAATCAAACGAACAAAATACTTGGATTAATATTCCTCAAAATCAATCTATATTCAGTTTAGCATTTATGGGAGATATGATTTTTGAGCGTCCTTTAGGAAAATCTAAATCTCCCATTTCTTTAATCCCTTTTGTGAGTGGAAATGTTGGGAAAGATTTTGAAACAGATATATCTTCTTCCGACTTTAAAATTGGTGGAGACGCGAAGTTTACAGTTGGTAATAGTTTAAACTTAGATCTCACAGTAAATCCTGACTTTTCACAAGTAGAAGTAGACCAACAAGTTACTAATCTCACACGTTTTGAAGTATCTCTTCCAGAACGAAGGCAATTTTTTATTGAGAATAGTGATTTATTTGGAGATTTTGGAGATAATAGAGATGCAAATCCTTTTTTTTCCAGACGTATTGGAATTGCTAACGATATTAATGGTAATAATATAGAAAATGATATTATTGCAGGAGCGCGATTAAGTGGAAAGCTAACCAACAATCTTCGTATTGGTGTTTTAAATGTTCAGACTGCCGAAGATCGAACTAACGAAATTCCTACAACAAATAATGCCGTAATTGCTTTACAACAAAAAGTATTTAGTCGTTCAAATGTCAGTTTTATATTTATAAATAAACAACCAACGAAAGATGATAGTTTCATTGCTGAAGAAGATCGTTTTAATCGTCTTATCGGATTGGATTATAATTTAGCCTCTGCAGATAATACATGGGTCGGTAAATATTTTTTTCATAAATCGTTTTCCCCAAATGTAAGTACTAATGATTTCTCTTCTGGAATATCCACAGAATATAATAATAGATATTATAATATTAGGTTAAGTGGTCTTTATGTGGGTGATAATTTTAGATCTGAATTAGGTTTTATTAGACGAAGAGATATTTTACGTATAGATCCACAAATACAGAGATCTTTCTGGCCTAAATCTGGTAAAGCACAACGGCATCGTTTATCAGTAACGCCACAGTTTATATGGCGACCCGAATTGGATTTTCAAAACTCCGATTATAATATTATGACTCGTTGGCAAACGACTTATCAAAATAATTCTGAAATTGAATTTACGTTATCTAATCGGTTTACATTTTTATTTGATGACTTTGACCCTACTGGAACACCGGGTGCTATACCATTACCTGGAAACGAAGGGTACACATACTCCAATTTTGAAATTAGTTATCGTTCAGACAGACGCCAAGCTTTTTCTTATAATATAAGCCCCTCTTATGGCGAATTTTTTAATGGCACACGATTTTCAGTTCGAGCTGATTTAACTTGGCGTATTCAACCTTATTTTTCAGGATCTGCTCAAATAAATTTTGATGAGATTAATTTACCAGATCCTTTTCCAAATGCTTCAATTATATTAATTGGTCCAAGGTTAGATTTTACATTTACTAAAAATTTGTTTTGGGCCACCTTTATTCAATATAGTAATCAACGTGACAATTTTAGCGTAAACACACGCTTACAATGGCGTTTTGCACCTTTGTCTGATCTGTTTATTGTTTATAACGATAATTATTTTACTGGAGATATTTTTGCACCTAGATTTAGATCACTAAATTTAAAGCTCACGTATTGGTTAAATATTTAA
- a CDS encoding DUF819 family protein, which produces MENQPIITNDAIVFGILMLALGFVFYTESKKEGFWSKFYKYVPGLLMCYLIPAIFNSVGLISDGISQTYFIASRYLLPASLVLLTLSIDLKAIFNLGWRALVMFFTGTIGIIIGGPIAILLISIFSPETVGGVGPDAVWRGLSTIAGSWIGGGANQAAMLEIYEFNPEKYGGMVLVDIVVANIWMAIILLGIGKRKKIDKWLKADNTAIDNLQNKVQTFTEKITRNPSLTDLIIILAIAFGTVGVAHFGSDVISNYLKSFDIISNPKSALSSFGSGFFWLITIATLIGILLSFTKAKNYEGVGASKIGSVFIYILVATIGMKMDLGQIFDNPGLIFIGIVWMTIHAVLLIVIAKLIKAPYFFLAVGSQANVGGAASAPVVAAAFHPSLATVGALLAVFGYVVGTYGAIICAEVMKIAAAG; this is translated from the coding sequence ATGGAAAATCAGCCTATTATTACAAACGATGCAATTGTTTTTGGAATCCTAATGCTAGCATTGGGTTTTGTTTTTTATACAGAATCAAAAAAAGAAGGATTTTGGTCTAAATTTTATAAATATGTGCCAGGTTTATTAATGTGTTATTTAATTCCTGCTATATTTAATTCTGTAGGGCTTATCTCTGACGGAATCTCGCAAACTTATTTTATAGCCAGTCGTTATTTATTACCAGCATCTCTAGTGCTTTTAACACTTAGTATAGATTTAAAAGCCATTTTTAATTTGGGGTGGAGAGCTTTAGTAATGTTTTTTACAGGCACAATTGGGATTATAATTGGTGGACCAATAGCTATATTATTAATTTCAATATTTTCACCTGAAACAGTTGGAGGTGTTGGGCCTGATGCTGTATGGAGGGGATTATCTACTATTGCTGGAAGTTGGATTGGTGGCGGTGCAAATCAGGCAGCAATGTTAGAAATATATGAGTTTAATCCTGAGAAATATGGAGGTATGGTGTTAGTAGATATTGTAGTTGCTAACATATGGATGGCAATTATTTTATTAGGTATTGGCAAACGCAAGAAGATTGATAAATGGCTAAAAGCAGATAATACTGCTATTGACAATTTACAAAACAAAGTACAAACTTTTACTGAAAAAATTACTCGTAATCCAAGCTTAACCGATTTAATAATAATTTTAGCCATTGCTTTTGGTACTGTTGGCGTGGCTCATTTTGGATCTGATGTTATTTCTAATTATTTAAAGAGTTTTGATATTATAAGCAATCCTAAAAGCGCTTTATCTTCTTTTGGAAGTGGTTTCTTTTGGTTAATCACAATTGCCACTTTAATTGGTATTTTACTATCCTTTACTAAAGCTAAAAATTATGAAGGAGTTGGTGCTAGTAAAATAGGGAGTGTTTTTATTTACATATTGGTAGCAACTATAGGGATGAAAATGGATTTGGGCCAAATATTTGATAACCCTGGACTAATTTTCATAGGAATAGTTTGGATGACCATCCATGCAGTACTATTAATTGTAATTGCGAAACTCATAAAAGCGCCTTACTTCTTTTTAGCAGTAGGCAGTCAAGCCAATGTAGGTGGTGCCGCATCTGCACCAGTAGTCGCAGCTGCATTTCACCCATCTTTAGCAACTGTAGGCGCTCTTTTAGCTGTTTTTGGATATGTTGTAGGTACTTATGGTGCAATAATATGTGCAGAAGTTATGAAAATAGCTGCTGCTGGTTAG